GGgggaaaggacaattttagatgtctttttactgaatagttcactgaattcatttgtcttgagataagatgtcatattttaagcatattttaatgacaaatgtgattttggggagcaaaaaaatttggggttggcccttggggaacttctgcctaattttttgggggctcaggacttagaaattttactttcaatttttgtctgaattttcttCACAGATATCAcaagaatgcaccacagccatccattttttttttaaatttcccagGGGGGAAATGCCCCCGGGCCCCCTAgttttaattttcacaaaaattttcacgaaagtcaaCTTTCATCTCTAATAGTAAACTACTGATAGATGCGTGACAAAGTACAGCTTTGCACCAACAGAATAGAGCAAATACAGATCAAACATTTCCGATGGCAAAAAGCCAAAATCTTGAAATAATACACTAGGTGTTATGGATGCTATTAAGATAAATTATATTGAGTAAAGGTAAGtaagtacgtttctttcggcttgtcccgttaggggtcaccacagcgtcaTGTTTGCAAAATGTGTATTACAGCTCAATACACAAGTAACGTAATTTCACGTGTATAATGCCCacccatgtacagtataataaatAGTCACCCCCGAAGTTACCCTCAAAATCCTTGAAAAGTCTTcgacctatgtataatgcatttttatattgtgtgattttgcttctacccatatgaACAAACATGAAATATCTGTACTTCGTTAGTTTTTTAAAGGATCATTCTGAAcaaagcactttatttgaacacataatACTTTATTTActagctcttattttgaaactcaCAGcaccacttttattttttaaatgagaaaacacagatGTGGTCATATGTTTGATTACTGAGTCAGAATTTTTAAGATGGGTCCAATTTTCTCAAACAAACACGAATggccaaaacatttaattttattgtaatgcccttcaaattaaactgtcatttcagaaaaataattcatccatctattttctgagccacttatcctcacacgggtcgcaggagtactggagcctatcccagctatcttcaggcaggaggcggggaacaacctgaactggttgccagccaatcacagggcacatagagacaaacaaatgATCACACAATCTTCCCTGAGGGCAATTTAGGTTTTTAGCTATTTAGAGTTTCTAATTAATGAATGGTTttaggatgttggaggaaaccggagtgcacgaaGAAAAGCCatacaggcacaggaagaacatgcaaaatccacacaggttggGCTGACATTGGAACCCcagttttcagaactgtgaggctaaccagatactccaccgtgccacccacaaaaaaaaacattacacaaaaTATAACCATAAAGACATTATTGATGATGGTTTTTAAGTCATCAGTCATAGGTCATAaaacaatgtcacaaattcTGACAGCATCTGTAaatttatgagcacaactgtacatgTATGCAGTCATACGCACCCGTcacattggaatgaaagtgtaggcgACTCCATTTTTACAACCACTAAGTGGCAGtggcatattagaatgaaagtgtacacctTTCTTATAATCTCTAGGTGGCGGAGGCATCCATTTattaaatgggattttttttttcctccatttgcccttatatgtatgtataaaatgCCCTACTGagctttgacaattttttttttttttttgggcggggggggggattgcattatacacaagaaattttgGTAAATTGCATTCAATGAGAATACTGTCATGTCAAAACCTTAATTTAGTTACGTATTAggtaatctttaaaaaaatgcaatatttaatGAATTTATAATATACAGATATAAACAAGAATATTATGTACAAAACAATcgtgcaaaaaatgaaaagtgttttttgtgtaGAAATTAGGCAGGAATTTGCCCTCTGATATGTATTTTCTCTAGTGTTGAATGAATCTATATAATCTATGAGCGCTAAAAATACATAGTCTTTTCTAGCATATTCTAATTCATTGAGATGTGCTGTACTTGTATTTGAAGAAACATTTATGGTATAATATTTGTTCTGACGgatataaaaagaaataaaaagccaGTGTCACACTACGAAAGCCTGAAAGTTCCCAGTGCTCACTTCTCCAATGTCCTTTCATTTACCAAAGGTCAAAAGCTCCCCGGAGGGAGATTCTtgcaaaagctaaaaaatgttttcctgtgAGGTAAGAGAGTTTGCTGTATTTCACCTGAATTGTTATTATTTGCAAAATAAGAGGTTCATTTCATGATACGACAACACCTCTGATAGGTTTCCCATCCAACTAGTTGATGCATCTTAAGGCGAATATAAGAAGGGAGACCAGGAAGAGGCTCAAGGAAACTTTTGATGCGTTGTTCTTCAGCAGGACCTCGATGGGGTAATGGTCACTGACTTTTAGTGCCTGagcagaaaaaagaaagaaaaaaacaaaatcccacTTCAGAACTAATATGTTGTGTGAGGCATTGTTTGCTtgtgtgccccgtgattggctggcaacaatttCAGGGTTTGCCTCTCGCCAAAACTCGCCTGGGATAGGTTGCAGCACAACCACAATGAGGAgaatcacaaaacaaaatggatgaattgacaTTAttaatgtcatccatccatccattttctttgctgcatatcctcacaggggtcgtgggagtgctggagcctatcccagctgtcaacaggcaggaggcggggtacatcctgaactggttgccagccaatcgcagggcacatgcagacatacagctgcactcacaatcacacctaggggcaattttagagcgtctaattaatgttccatgttttagggaagtgggaggaaaccggagtgcccggaggaaacccgcggaggcacaggagaacatgcaaactacacacaggtaggtccgggatcgaacccaggtcttcagaactgtgaggccaacactttaacagctgatccaccgagcCACCATTATGAGTGTCATAAATGCATTTTATAACAATTGTCCCTGTTCAGGGTAACATGTCAGTGAGTGAGTAGCACAGGTGACTTTGGCTGAGGCGTGGagtacaccccggactggtcgccagtcaatcaatGGACACATGTTGATAAACAACCGTTCCAAACAAGTTGTAATACCCAGGCAAAACCCACATCAAGCACTCCCtaataatatacattttctAGTTTCAGTTAAACGTGTATAAAATTAGATTTCAATATacaagtgggcggcacggtgggtcagctggtgaaaagttgccctcacagttctgaggtcccgggttcgatcccggcctcgcctgtgtgattttgcatgttctccccgtgcctgcgtgggttttttccgggcactccggtttccacgcacaacccaaaaacatgcaagattaattggacgctctaaattgcccctaggtgtgatagtgagtgcggctgttctctgtctccatgtgccctgcgattggctggcgaccggttcagggtgtatcctgcctcctgcccgtcgacagctgggagaggctccagcactccccgtgaccctcgtgaggataagcagcaaaagaaaaatgcatggatgtacTGCAAGTGAAATGTGATTGTTGGAACATGGAGCCAATTACCTGTTCCTCTGTCAGCTGATATGCCGTTTGAAAGTCGAATGGCTTGGCCGAAAAGGGTACAACTGCGTTGGAAAACACATCACCGTGCACCACAATCCTGGGCAAGCACAAAGGAACATGAATTTATTTAACGgggataacatttttttaagcgcAATCATAAATCTCGTAtgttccccaaaataaaatagttATATACTATAAAGCGAATGGTTTCGGTTTTACTATTTTTCTAAATGCAAGAATTGTAAGGTTTGAACTTTTACATGTACAGCAGTACTTTGTTGTGActcatttacacaaaaaatgttaaGACTTAGTTGaatgtaaaacaacaaaatacacaattaaCTTTGTCACAGTACGAAggagctgtttttttaaaaattaatttgattattattttaaaccttgcagaatggtggatctGTATGGCTTTGTGctaaaacatttttgctttgcAACAGGGATGTTTGAAATACtcttgtgtgtatatatatatatatatatatatatatatatatatccatacacTGATGTTTATTGATAATGCAGCTGGACAGAAAAGAATTTTAGGGGACAAAACAAGAGGGACAGAGtgggcaaaggaaaaaaaataattaaaattaatttccgACCTCCCCATGTAAATAGAAAACCAATTCCAATTAAGGTGGGGAATTGTCTTAAACAtagataaaaacagaatataaggatttgtaaatcatgttcaacctatatgtAATTGAATAcaacacaaagacaatatatttaatgcTTAAAGTATTgattgtttttagaaaataaccattacattacaatttttatccctgcaacacattccaaaaaagctgggacagctgttcaacagtccggggtctcagCTGTTGCAGTTTACGCTTCGTAATGCACCaacattttcaatgagagacaggtctggactgcaggcaggccaatCTAGCAcccgcactcttttactacaaagccatgCTGTGCATGTGGTTTGGCATTATCTCTGTGAAATAAGCAGTtgcatccatgaaaaagacgttgcttggatggcagcatatgtttctccaaaatctgtatgtagttttcagcattaatggtccCTTCCCAGATGTGTAAATTATCCGTGCCATTGGCACTAGCACAGCCATATACCTCATcattgcaaatcatttttatttatgttcaacACGATGgcacttcattggaattgggtttgtacgtATTTGAATAACttccattttattcattattattaaagtCAAATCATTACTCAGCTTAAGGGTAAGAGGCACTAagttttttatttcttcttacACCCAATgatcatgtactgtacattggtatcaaaaggaaaaaaaatctactgctGGCTTCGATTTGTTTAGTTGTGttttgcttagttttttttgtcttggattatttttaaaatatattttattgtatactgtatatcaacTAGTCATGTGTTGAACGGTTGGTGTGTGTTCAGTAAAGTTCTTTAAAAAAGATTACCTATCATAGGCGCAGGAAGTGCTCGCTCGGACAGTTGTGTCCGTCTTCTCTGGCAACAACCAGAAGAGACTGTTGTCTCTAAACAAGCGCAATTTATCGCGGCTCCTCTTGGAAAGGTAGGAACAATCAGCATTGAAGTCTCCAAGAAGCATCACATTCTGTTATAAGGACAAAAAATAATTCTACAATTATGGTGCAATAATTATATACACTTGTAACTGTGGCATACAGACAGAGGGACCTATGTGTGCCTGTatgcaaataaatcgtttaaaaaagtatacattgtgatttctggatttttcttttaagactatatctctcacagtggacaagcaccttcgatgacaatttcagacccttccgtgatttctaagtgggagaacttgcaatatagcagggtgttcgaatacttattttctccactgtatttTCAAAACTTAAGCAATGGTGCTGTTGTAAATTCTCCATTGGTATGAATGTGAGAATGGAATCGTTATTTATCTATGTGTACCAGTTGATTCGCTGTCGACCACTCCAGGGTGTGACCCACCGATCAGACAGTAATCTGTCGTAACCTCCAGCTCATCTACAAACCTATCAagtgttccaccgtgccgccgttatTAATGTCATTAATGCATAATTCTCTTTTTACTGACGTCAACTCGTTGCCAATTAAGCCACATTGTGCGACAATGGAAAGATTTTGTGTTTACTTCAGAATCGGGAGGTTCTGAGTTTGCGACGGAGTTCTATTCCTCGAGCGGACATGTAACCAGACTTGGTATGTAAGTCAAAATACGAAGTAGTCGCTCACTTCCCTATCCTATAGAAACTATTTGGAGGATGAACATTTTTAAGCTCGCAACGTACATCAACCAAATGCAAAAAGAGTACAGCAGCAGAATGTTGGTCGGTATGTAGGAAGAGAGACAGTTTTGGAAAGGCAAGGTCAACgtcgttgtttttgttgtatactgaagacatttgggtttcggatcaaaagatgaatatgaaattAAAGTTCAGGATTcgagcttttatttcatggtgttTGCATcttgatgtgttaaacaactcggGACAGAgcactttttgtttgaagccgcCCACTTTCCAAGTGaataaaagtattggaacagacattattaaattaacataaagtgaataaaatttaacccattcatgggcagggtggcaattttttgctttattgagataaaagtctcctaacagcccacaatcaaggaaaaaaagacttttccGTTTATGGTTAacttatatgataactttactaatttataatctcgtcccaaaggcccacaatcaaggaaaaaagacttctttttcgtttatggttaacttatatgataactttactcatttataatctcgtcccaaaaatgggacgctgcccacgacagtgtacttgggttttcttagtagatggtcccaaaaaacagaatcacaatcagattaaaacacttaaatattttgatatactgaaggatataatgtgtgaaaatcacgatgtcccaaaatgggacgctgcccacgaaagGGTTAATATTTGTTGGCATAATTCTTATTTGCAgtaactgcatcaagcctgaGACTCACtgacttcaccagactgttgcattcttcatttgaaatgcttttgctGGCTTTTACTTCAGCCTCTTTCAATTCTCGTTTGTTTCTGCGGGGTTCTCCCGTCAGTCTCCTATTAAGGAGGTAAAATGTATGCCCTATCGTGATTGACTTAGCCTGTTTATGAACTTCCACATTTTCCCCCGttgaagtcctttgttgtgtcGGCAGCATGAAAGAGGACGCTCTAAGAATGGCTAAGTCCATCACCGGAGCTTAACCCAATGGAGTATGCATTTTTACGCTTGAAGAGGAGACTAAAGGGAGAAACCCCCAAGAAACAAACGAGAACTAAAAGAGGCTGCAGTAAaggcctggaaaagcatttcaaatgaagaactCAAGTATTTGGATGTTTCAGGCAGATGATGTTCAGCAGGCTACATTTGGGTCCTTTGTGGATCTAAGAGAAAAAGGAGGCAGAGCAGCACTGCGAGCTGTTGTGATGTTAATTAATATGATGCAGTTagatttctctttcaactctttcaATTGGGAGCAGGAGGTATTTGTGTTCTTTAACCGAGTATGCGTCCATGAAAGATGAGGGGTATTGACTGTCAATTTTGTTCTGCTGCGTTTGGATTAGTGTTTGTTTGATAAATATCTCTTGTCCTTATTAAAGTGCCTTCTTTCTGTATACTGCTCATCACATTAACAGCTTCatcttaatttctttttgtgGAGACCACACAACCACACAGGAACTCTTATGAACATAGACATACAAGACACTGCGGTCACGTTAAATCCCTTACTGAAGTGGAACATTACATGGACAAAGTTAATGTGGGCAATATTAGTTGTTCTTGGAAACTGTATGGCTAAATGGGGCTTTATTTGATAGTGTTGGATAAAGTTGAATAGTACCAGCACCTGCCTCCTTATTCTGCCATATCTTGGCTTGACCCATTCTTTGCTGCATCCTGGCCCTGAAGTATTGCTCTGGCCGGCTTGTGTAGGATAAAAATTTGGACTGACCTATTCCAGTCATGAGCCACACACCAGCTATTGACGTAGCCTCCAAAACACCGGTGAAGTCAATGGGTCGCAGGCTTGATGCCTATACCTATTGCAAGTAAGGGTTATGCCAACAAATATGAAATGATATTCACTTCATTCCCATTAACGGCTGCTGAATTTAAAGATCGAGTGGcatacctataaacattctaaaatagatattgtaataaaaaatacatataacattattcgcttcaatgtctatgcgaaaaaataaatatgagcggagagcgcatcatctatgcgcaaagttgcgcaagtctCGTGCGACATtcaagttactggggcaatattaccctagccatattggctgcatcttctgtccgtgatgtaacactgggacattcgccattgaaaacacgctgtggcccctactacgGGACGCGCCCCTTCAGAGACGgacgctcttttcgaagaagagaacatctcacaactgagtgaagtgaccggggcaatattaccctatcgtttcgagccatatttagatgatatgcggataaaggccaaaccacctcccagcccaatccacctccgcgctgcggtgataaaaacaacgccccccgcgagcaacgacaactctgtggccaaaccgcctcctcgtccgatccacttccttgccggaaatgagccaccccggctgaagccgtgtcGACAACGCCGGCGGCCGCTCAGACTTGTCAACAAGGctggtggcgatccacaaggcctgcagaggccgtccttcagcggctgctgcacggaagccttccgatgcacacatcgacacatttagcacccctactTACGGATTACACCCCTCTCCccccactattatttttttttagcagttgtattcacacctacttgtcatttggaacccacgaagctctcatccttttcacctgtgtaatccatttttcacgacgaaccggaacttttggaaaagtatgaaaagcgaATCCATCATCCCGAgtgttgagcaatatccagcaattcaacaagccggcattttggctaacacgaaggaacaacgagctaccttccggcaggtaaaaccaatagaaagaaacgagtccgcttgagtgcgctactgctcTGTACGttacttccttcttcttctcgaaaacaaatccctcgacaggattttcatggcaggtgttacaaaaagctgtatatgttaAAATCAcgctttgtggtgaaaaaaatggctggGTTCATACGggctgctgtattttttttcattaataacatactaaaaattgtgcatttcacGACAGCGGACCTttaaatatccatgttaacatgGAGGCCTGGAAATGAATATTCCAATGCCTTTGCCCAATTGGAAAGTAGGtggtttcaaacaaaagttgcagtgtcctgagttgtttaacacatgGAGATGGAAATCCCATGTAATACATAGTGGAATCCGGAACTTCTgtctcatattaattttttgatctgaaacctgaatgtcttcagtatactgtacaacaaaaacaaaggaattggcCTTCCCGTGCCAAtactatagatagatagatagatagatagataaagatGAGCTTCAACCTCAGTTTTCCACATCCTTTTCACATGTTGCATAACATCATACAGTGCATCAAGCTCCGTGGAGACATTAGCTGGACTGGTATGTTGCGCGATGAGGACAAACTCCTTGATTGCTGAACACACAAGTACAGAGCGGTTGGGGTGTAAGACTAGGGACACGTTTTCTGTATTACAGGTACAGATTTCTACAATGATTTGTTGAGCGGTGAGGGGACACAGACCAGTCTCTGGAGCTTTGAAGCGAACAACGAACGGCTCTCTGGAGAATGCATCAACATTTCCTGGCTTGTTGTCTGGGTACTGATATTGGCCCGTGACCGTCACTCTATCACGCCTGCACATATTATGTTTCTGTGAGATTTGGTACagtgtgattttattttgacgTATGAGTGTTTTGCTTACCTGTAGACAAACACGTACTGTTCCTGGTATGTTTCAGACCTGCCCAGCCTTTCACTCGCCACAGCTTTGTACTCGTGATTAAGGTCagacctgcaaataagtattgagAATATATTAACGGACAAGGACAACAAGAGTCAGCGTACTGGTCCAGACATCATTCTGTGTGTGAGAGGGggttggggtgtgtgtgtgacagacaGTGAGGTTGAAATCACTTGTTTAGCTGATCAAGCAACTGGGGCATAGCTTTTTGTTTGCTGTCCCTCACTTCCTGAAGCAGACTCACATCGCACCGTGAGAGGATCTGCAAGAGATCGTGAAAGAATAAGTTAACTATGAGCAACGCGCAAATATCAGTACCAAAAATACAGATTATAAGGGCTTTATTTGGTGCAAAATTAAAAGACACTGAGGCCCTTTTTTGTCCAAGTGGGATGTCATACAACAACAATGAACTCATATAAAATCATTTCACAtagattgaaatatttcaaacctttgtttttaatgattatAGCTTATCCAAAATTCAGTCTTAGAAAATCTGAATATCCTGAAAAAGCTTGATGTTGAAAACTCATGATGTAATAAGTTCATCAACTAATTAACCTAAAACACCTCCAAATGTTTCCTGAGTCTTTAAAATGTCTCAGTCTGTAGGCTAAACAATCAGTAATAAACTCCCCTGACCTTAACCCCATAGAAAAATTACGGGCTGTTGTCAAGATGAAGAGGAGTGACAACAGACCCAACAATGCAGATGACCTGAAGGCAGCTATCAAAGCAACCGGAGCTTCTACTACACCATTATGCACTGCAATAGGCTGTTCGCTCCCATGCCACAGCACAGTGATGGAGTAATAGACCTtttcgacctgtcaatcactcgtacaatactacccaatcagatagccgcattgtcttaacccctggtttgacacgcccctgccgccatgttgtcccataaggaatactggttgtcagtagtgtgcgcttggaaaagttaatgttacgaagaaaatggttctcagatgtgcttggggaacgtgcaattctgatgaaagatgtcgtgctaggttacaaggggcccggttgattcattttccagagcctaaaacacagttgaccaagtgtctacgatggattacggctcgcggaagaccgcacgtacaactaaatgtggacaatatcaacaaacacaaggctgtatgttcgaaggtaagtga
This DNA window, taken from Syngnathoides biaculeatus isolate LvHL_M chromosome 2, ASM1980259v1, whole genome shotgun sequence, encodes the following:
- the dnase1l1 gene encoding deoxyribonuclease-1-like 1 isoform X1; amino-acid sequence: MRHFFLILIPYLGAFGVQGASEFRICSFNLQHFGESKAKKRDVMDVYAKILSRCDVSLLQEVRDSKQKAMPQLLDQLNKSDLNHEYKAVASERLGRSETYQEQYVFVYRRDRVTVTGQYQYPDNKPGNVDAFSREPFVVRFKAPETAIKEFVLIAQHTSPANVSTELDALYDVMQHVKRMWKTENVMLLGDFNADCSYLSKRSRDKLRLFRDNSLFWLLPEKTDTTVRASTSCAYDRIVVHGDVFSNAVVPFSAKPFDFQTAYQLTEEQVIGSMFQQSHFTCSTSMHFSFAAYPHEGHGECWSLSQLSTGRRQDTP
- the dnase1l1 gene encoding deoxyribonuclease-1-like 1 isoform X3, with the protein product MSWMCMLRSSHGAMSDLNHEYKAVASERLGRSETYQEQYVFVYRRDRVTVTGQYQYPDNKPGNVDAFSREPFVVRFKAPETAIKEFVLIAQHTSPANVSTELDALYDVMQHVKRMWKTENVMLLGDFNADCSYLSKRSRDKLRLFRDNSLFWLLPEKTDTTVRASTSCAYDRIVVHGDVFSNAVVPFSAKPFDFQTAYQLTEEQVIGSMFQQSHFTCSTSMHFSFAAYPHEGHGECWSLSQLSTGRRQDTP
- the dnase1l1 gene encoding deoxyribonuclease-1-like 1 isoform X2 encodes the protein MRHFFLILIPYLGAFGVQGASEFRICSFNLQHFGESKAKKRDVMDVYAKILSRCDVSLLQEVRDSKQKAMPQLLDQLNKSDLNHEYKAVASERLGRSETYQEQYVFVYRRDRVTVTGQYQYPDNKPGNVDAFSREPFVVRFKAPETAIKEFVLIAQHTSPANVSTELDALYDVMQHVKRMWKTENVMLLGDFNADCSYLSKRSRDKLRLFRDNSLFWLLPEKTDTTVRASTSCAYDRIVVHGDVFSNAVVPFSAKPFDFQTAYQLTEEQALKVSDHYPIEVLLKNNASKVSLSLFLVSLLIFALRCIN